In Fusarium verticillioides 7600 chromosome 4, whole genome shotgun sequence, the following proteins share a genomic window:
- a CDS encoding alcohol dehydrogenase → MGSVATKDVPTYKLNDGNEIPVLAFGLGTAQYKKDPQSGLDQHVVDITTKAIKTGYRHLDGAEVYGNEEELGQAIKAGGVPREQLYVTTKIPAEKKGSAIDSFNVSLQKLGLEYVDLYLIHGPWFAETDEDLQQRWAELEQIKESGKAKSIGVSNFLQSHLEAVLKTAKIKPAINQIEYHPYLQHGDLVDFHKKHNIAVSAYGPLTPIVTAKGGPVDPFYTKLAEKYGVTESEVGLRWVIDQDIIALTTSNKVERLEGYLAKLPKFKLTQDEIAEISRLGAKKHFRGFWRNKFDENDRS, encoded by the exons ATGGGCAGTGTCGCTACAAAGGATGTCCCCACCTACAAACTCAATGACGGCAATGAGATTCCGGTT CTAGCTTTCGGTCTGGGAACAGCTCAGTACAAGAAAGATCCCCAGAGTGGACTCGACCAGCATGTAGTTGACATCACTACcaaggctatcaagactGGATATCGCCATCTGGACGGTGCCGAAG TCTATGGCAACGAAGAGGAGCTTGGGcaagccatcaaggctggtggtgTTCCTCGGGAACAGCTCTatgtcaccaccaagatccctgctgagaagaagggctcTGCTATTGACTCTTTCAATGTTTCTCTCCAGAAGCTGGGTCTGGAGTATGTGGATCTCTACTTGATTCACGGCCCTTGGTTTGCCGAGACCGATGAGGACCTGCAGCAGCGTTGGGCCGAGCTAgagcagatcaaggaatctggcaaggccaagtctATTGGTGTTTCCAATTTCCTCCAGTCGCACCTTGAggctgttctcaagaccgccaagatcaagcctgCTATCAACCAGATTGAGTACCACCCGTATCTCCAGCACGGCGATCTTGTTGACTTTCACAAGAAGCACAACATTGCTGTTTCTGCTTACGGCCCCCTTACTCCTATTGTCACTGCTAAGGGCGGACCTGTAGACCCTTTCTACACAAAGTTGGCCGAGAAGTACGGCGTGACAGAAAGTGAAGTCGGTCTTCGATGGGTCATTGACCAGGACATCATTGCGCTTACAACAAGCAACAAGGTTGAGCGACTCGAGGGATACTTGGCTAAGCTACCTAAATTCAAGTTGACACAGGATGAGATTGCAGAGATCTCTCGACTTGGTGCTAAGAAGCATTTCCGTGGGTTCTGGAGGAACAAGTTTGATGAGAACGATAGGTCCTAG